In Aspergillus oryzae RIB40 DNA, chromosome 6, one genomic interval encodes:
- a CDS encoding uncharacterized protein (predicted protein): MKFSVAAFASLLSVVSAAAVPSNATLPAAFTLVADGGRTALTDGQYVYVGGDATDGKEILILRSAANGMVSFTSKDGVPTAFQNLYIVEKDVTPVSLTVPHSGAIPENGNMNGFGVNAQGYFTNNGRPWFSVDVGDAPSKQVYWYGGHNAEYYGLNLWVKECKGC, translated from the exons atgaagttctccGTTGCTGCCTTTGCCTCCCTTCTCTCGGTTGTCAGCGCTGCTGCTGTCCCTTCCAACGCCACCCTCCCTGCGGCGTTCACTTTGGTCGCTGATGGCGGCAGAACCGCTCTGACCGATGGCC AGTACGTCTACGTCGGCGGTGATGCCACTGACGGCAAGGAGATCCTCATCCTGCGCTCCGCCGCCAACGGCATGGTCTCCTTCACCTCAAAGGACGGTGTCCCCACTGCCTTCCAGAACCTCTACATCGTCGAGAAGGACGTGACCCCAGTCTCCCTCACCGTCCCCCACTCTGGTGCTATTCCCGAGAACGGCAACATGAACGGCTTCGGGGTCAACGCCCAGGGCTACTTCACCAACAACGGTCGCCCCTGGTTCTCCGTTGATGTCGGCGACGCTCCCTCCAAGCAGGTCTACTGGTACGGTGGCCACAATGCCGAGTACTACGGCCTCAACCTTTGGGTCAAGGAGTGCAAGGGCTGCTAG
- a CDS encoding uncharacterized protein (amino acid transporters), whose product MRSRRTSGASVCERPLLGARSEELEDSDSKDFSNKRHLGLFSTALLLTNRMIGAAIFSVPSSIFLSVGSVGAALSLWVVGILLTFCGFYIYLELGCLMPRTGGEKVYFDTAYPRPYRLASTLYAFYVVFGFPGMASIVVADNTLLAFNIVPSEIVQRLAAVGIMALVAACLSISREWSVRIVNSLSLLKLATFLLILATAFAIVVGVLPNNVDTGSNFRQPFAGSSTTVYDYTVSLFKVLESFLGWNSAGMVLGEVKNPQRTLKVAGLLGVGSVGILYLLINVSYFIVATPDDISRAGVQLVARLLGNLFGSAASRVTAAMVALSTFGSMISTAFAVTRVIRELALEGIIPAAGILSKMSKSGNPASATSVFMFGPSVVAVLLLPFGDAYAFLLDVNQYFLVMVYGAIVVALFIIRRHVPSAQYPFRVWTWVPYLFLACQVFLLLSPLVSPSGAGDTNLPFWLAPAVSFLVIGLGVMYWRLKSFVAPVGEEPIWTRRDNLQSYRSVAAS is encoded by the exons ATGCGATCTCGGCGGACGAGTGGCGCAAGCGTTTGTGAGCGCCCGCTTCTGGGGGCAAGATCagaggaattggaggatAGCGATAGCAAAGACTTTAGCAATAAACGCCACCTCGGCCTGTTCTCGACGGCCCTACTCCT GACCAACCGCATGATCGGCGCCGCCATTTTCTCCGTaccatcttccatctttctcAGCGTCGGCAGTGTGGGCGCGGCACTTTCGCTATGGGTGGTGGGGATCCTCCTTACCTTCTGCGGGTTTTACATCTACTTGGAGCTGGGGTGTTTGATGCCGCGTACCGGTGGGGAGAAAGTGTACTTTGACACGGCATATCCTCGGCCGTACCGTCTCGCTAGCACGCTTTACGCCTTCTACGTGGTATTTGGATTCCCGG GCATGGCGAGTATAGTAGTCGCAGATAACACCCTCCTGGCCTTCAATATCGTTCCTAGTGAGATTGTGCAGCGATTAGCCGCGGTTGGAATAATGGCCTTGGTCGCAGCATGCCTCTCGATATCCCGTGAATGGAGCGTACGAATTGTCAACTCGTTAAGTTTACTAAAGCTTGCGACTTTCCTGTTGATTCTTGCAACCGCGTTTGCCATTGTCGTGGGAGTGCTCCCAAACAATGTCGATACCGGTTCCAACTTTCGCCAGCCATTCGCTGGTTCTTCGACCACGGTATATGATTATACTGTCTCACTGTTCAAAGTGCTAGAATCTTTCCTAGGGTGGAACAGTGCAGGCATGGTGTTGGGGGAGGTCAAGAACCCACAGAGGACCCTCAAGGTGGCCGGCCTGCTCGGGGTCGGTTCAGTTGGCATACTCTATTTGTTGATCAATGTCTCTTATTTTATCGTTGCTACACCGGATGATATTAGCCGAGCTGGTGTACAGCTCGTCGCCCGTCTACTGGGCAACCTATTCGGGAGCGCAGCCTCGCGTGTCACTGCTGCTATGGTCGCTCTCTCTACCTTTGGCAGTATGATCTCAACGGCATTCGCAGTTACCCGGGTGATCCGGGAGCTCGCACTGGAAGGAATCATTCCTGCGGCTGGCATTCTCTCCAAAATGTCCAAGTCCGGTAACCCAGCCAGCGCGACATCGGTGTTTATGTTCGGACCTTCGGTAGTGGCAGTCTTACTCTTGCCCTTTG GGGATGCCTATGCTTTTCTACTGGATGTGAACCAATATTTTCTAGTGATGGTATACGGTGCTATCGTGGTAgctctcttcatcattcgaCGACACGTCCCATCTGCCCAGTACCCATTCCGCGTGTGGACGTGGGTTCCATATCTCTTTCTGGCTTGCCAAGTGTTCCTACTGCTGTCCCCTCTTGTATCTCCTAGCGGGGCTGGGGATACCAATTTGCCGTTCTGGCTTGCCCCAGCTGTTTCGTTCCTGGTGATCGGACTCGGTGTTATGTACTGGAGACTGAAGTCGTTCGTCGCCCCTGTAGGGGAGGAGCCGATCTGGACTCGTCGCGATAATCTTCAGTCATATCGTTCCGTGGCCGCGTCATAA
- a CDS encoding NAD(P)/FAD-dependent oxidoreductase (FAD-dependent oxidoreductase), with protein MAAKNERIIIIGAGIFGLGTALTLKEKGYRFVTVLDRAMPPVPDGSSNDISRVIRFDYGDEVYARMGKEAFDLWKTPAYKEAFHQSGCLWVTQKETPGQPVQPAAEEYSRKTREILTKMGEPWHSVPTVEDCKREFPEFTGPLGNPGFYAFFNNSGGWADAGLASARVAARCIAAGVSFITGPDGQVTDFEKRADGTIEAVRTSSGNRIRGDKFIVATGAWTASLVPSWNSMVAAAQIVGYMRLTPEEMIRLRNMPVYFNLSTGFFCFPPHDGTNILKVAVHSYGYTHSQNGISAPPAAPPSARANFIPEEAVERLNLGMKDLFPDLEPKGWERVALCWYNDTPTGDFILDYHPQHKNMFIATGGSGHAFKFLPVIGKYVVGCFEKNLSQDLLQKWKFPTEYKERFQGDVFKGDGSRGGPERRELTPQERERFAGALTAASTRQSKI; from the exons ATGGCAGCGAAGAACGAACGTATTATCATTATCGGGGCGGGCATCTTTGGCCTGGGAACCGCCCTGacattgaaggagaagggctaTCGCTTTGTGACCGTCCTCGACCGAGCCATGCCCCCTGTTCCCGATGGTTCCAGTAACGACATTTCCCGCGTCATTCGATTCGATTACGGAGATGAGGTCTACGCTCGCATGGGTAAGGAGGCTTTCGACCTCTGGAAGACACCCGCGTATAAGGAAGCCTTCCATCAATCCGGTTGTCTCTGGGTTACTCAGAAGGAGACTCCCGGACAACCTGTGCAGCCCGCCGCCGAGGAATACAGTCGCAAAACCAGAGAGATTCTGACCAAGATGGGCGAGCCCTGGCACTCAGTGCCCACGGTGGAAGACTGCAAGCGGGAATTCCCTGAGTTTACCGGCCCTCTGGGCAACCCGGGCTTCTacgccttcttcaacaactcGGGCGGATGGGCAGATGCAGGTCTTGCCTCGGCTCGTGTGGCAGCTCGGTGTATCGCAGCGGGCGTGTCGTTCATCACTGGCCCCGATGGCCAAGTCACCGACTTTGAGAAGAGGGCAGACGGTACCATCGAAGCTGTCCGCACGAGCAGTGGTAACCGTATCAGAGGTGACAAGTTCATCGTCGCCACCGGTGCCTGGACCGCCAGTCTCGTTCCATCCTGGAACTCCATGGTCGCGGCTGCTCAGATTGTCGGATATATGCGCCTCACCCCCGAGGAGATGATCCGGTTGAGAAACATGCCTGTCTACTTCAACCTCTCCACTGGattcttctgcttccctCCCCATGACGGAACCAATATCTTGAAGGTCGCCGTCCACAGCTATGGCTACACCCACTCGCAAAACGGCATTTCTGCGCCCCCAGCTGCCCCGCCGTCGGCCCGCGCGAACTTCATCCCAGAGGAGGCCGTCGAGCGTCTCAACCTCGGTATGAAGGATCTCTTTCCAGACCTGGAGCCCAAGGGCTGGGAGCGGGTCGCGCTCTGCTGGTACAACGATACCCCGACCGGGGATTTCATCCTGGATTATCACCCGCAACACAAGAACATGTTCATTGCCACCGGTGGTAGCGGACA TGCATTCAAATTCTTACCCGTAATCGGCAAGTACGTCGTCGGATGCTTCGAAAAGAACCTTTCGCAAGACCTGTTGCAAAAATGGAAGTTTCCCACCGAGTACAAAGAGCGGTTCCAGGGCGATGTATTCAAGGGAGATGGAAGTCGTGGAGGCCCTGAGAGGAGAGAGTTGACTCCTCAGGAACGTGAGAGATTTGCCGGCGCTTTGACAGCTGCTTCGACAAGGCAGAGCAAGATTTAA
- a CDS encoding uncharacterized protein (predicted protein), with the protein MHSGFSTLRNNYGTNFIARYTGNVPVSEQAKKEVERLLVIWDNARRTTKARLAELNERDEGFLFGSFSIADAFFWPVLWPRCIGLDGENVEQPHYAETGASLLSPSRNTGDKDRPL; encoded by the exons ATGCACTCGGGGTTCTCAACACTGAGAAATAACTACGGTACGAACTTCATTGCCCGGTATACGGGGAATGTGCCCGTGTCCGAgcaggcgaagaaggaggtCGAGCGGCTTCTCGTTATCTGGGATAATGCGAGGCGGACGACCAAGGCTCGTTTGGCTGAATTGAACGAGAGGGACGAGGGGTTCCTGTTTGGTTCGTTTAGTATCGCGGATGCCTTCTTTTGGCCTGTTCTTTGG CCCCGATGCATTGGCCTGGATGGAGAAAATGTGGAACAACCCCACTATGCAGAGACTGGCGCATCACTACTATCGCCAAGCAGAAATACCGGAGACAAGGATCGCCCACTATGA